A stretch of the Streptomyces sp. NBC_00078 genome encodes the following:
- a CDS encoding YchJ family protein, which translates to MSRRTSHPGRKHGSAPVDHPSCPCGLAETYEKCCGRLHRGEAAAPTAETLMRSRYSAFVKRNEQYLLRTWHPRTRPGQVEFDPGMRWSGLEILGVGDGSAFHSTGTVTFRASYRGGALHERSRFERVDGAWVYVDGEFLDQ; encoded by the coding sequence ATGTCCCGACGTACCTCGCATCCTGGGCGGAAGCACGGCTCCGCCCCAGTTGACCACCCCTCCTGCCCTTGCGGTCTCGCGGAGACGTACGAAAAGTGCTGTGGCCGGTTGCACCGGGGTGAGGCCGCGGCACCGACCGCCGAGACGCTGATGCGATCGCGCTACAGCGCATTCGTGAAGCGCAACGAGCAGTACCTGCTGAGGACTTGGCATCCGCGTACCCGGCCGGGACAGGTCGAGTTCGATCCGGGGATGCGGTGGAGCGGCCTGGAGATCCTCGGCGTCGGCGACGGCTCGGCCTTCCACAGCACCGGCACGGTGACCTTCCGCGCCTCGTACCGGGGCGGGGCGCTGCACGAGCGCAGCCGGTTCGAGCGGGTCGACGGCGCCTGGGTGTACGTCGACGGGGAGTTCCTCGACCAGTAG
- a CDS encoding FadR/GntR family transcriptional regulator yields MSTLGRGLHGRVLDSLGPAITAGEYPPGSVLRTDELAQRFDVSRSVMREAVRVLESMHLVESRRRVGVTVRPKSEWNVYDPQVIRWRLAGADRPHQLRSLTVLRSAVEPVAAGLAARHASAEQCAELTACTLGMVANSRGHRLEQYLVHDMAFHRVVLVASGNEMFARLGDVVAEVLAGRTHHEVMFEDPDPSAVTLHVQVAEAIREGDAARAEQLTREITVGALQELDILAP; encoded by the coding sequence ATGAGCACTCTGGGCCGGGGGCTGCACGGCCGCGTACTGGACTCCCTCGGACCCGCCATCACGGCGGGCGAGTACCCGCCGGGCAGTGTTCTGCGCACCGACGAGCTGGCCCAGCGCTTCGACGTCTCACGCTCGGTGATGCGCGAGGCGGTGCGCGTCCTCGAATCCATGCACCTGGTCGAGTCACGCCGACGGGTGGGCGTGACCGTGCGCCCGAAGTCCGAGTGGAACGTCTACGACCCGCAGGTCATCCGCTGGCGCCTGGCCGGCGCGGACCGCCCCCACCAGCTGCGCTCACTGACCGTCCTGCGCTCGGCCGTCGAACCGGTCGCCGCAGGCCTGGCCGCCCGGCACGCGTCCGCCGAGCAGTGCGCCGAACTCACCGCGTGCACGCTCGGCATGGTCGCCAACTCCCGCGGCCACAGGCTGGAGCAGTACCTCGTCCACGACATGGCCTTCCACCGGGTCGTCCTCGTCGCGTCCGGGAACGAGATGTTCGCGCGGCTCGGTGACGTCGTCGCCGAGGTCCTCGCGGGCCGTACCCACCACGAGGTCATGTTCGAGGATCCCGATCCGTCCGCCGTCACCCTGCACGTCCAGGTCGCCGAGGCGATCCGGGAGGGCGACGCGGCACGCGCCGAGCAGCTGACCCGGGAGATCACGGTCGGGGCCCTTCAGGAACTCGACATCCTCGCTCCCTAG
- a CDS encoding gluconokinase, translating to MQQLRTPHVVVVMGVAGTGKTTIGPLLAARLGVPYAEGDDFHPQANIAKMSAGTPLQDEDRWPWLDAIGTWAHGRAGLGGVVSSSALKRSYRDRLRAVAPGVVFVHLTGDRALIEERMSHRQGHFMPTALLDSQFATLQPLQPDEAGIAVDVTGSPEEIAARAVKALDALPHPAG from the coding sequence ATGCAGCAGCTGCGCACCCCCCATGTCGTCGTGGTCATGGGCGTCGCGGGCACCGGCAAGACCACCATCGGTCCCCTGCTCGCGGCCCGTCTCGGTGTTCCGTACGCCGAGGGCGACGACTTCCACCCCCAGGCCAATATCGCCAAGATGTCGGCCGGGACCCCGCTCCAGGACGAGGACCGGTGGCCCTGGCTCGACGCCATCGGCACCTGGGCGCACGGGAGGGCCGGACTCGGCGGGGTGGTCAGCAGCTCGGCGCTGAAGCGGTCCTACCGGGACCGGCTCAGGGCCGTCGCCCCCGGTGTCGTCTTCGTGCACCTGACGGGCGACCGTGCCCTCATCGAGGAGCGGATGTCGCACCGGCAGGGCCACTTCATGCCCACGGCGCTGCTCGACTCCCAGTTCGCCACGCTCCAGCCGCTTCAGCCGGACGAGGCAGGCATCGCGGTGGACGTCACCGGCAGCCCCGAGGAGATCGCCGCACGGGCCGTGAAGGCGCTGGACGCGCTCCCCCACCCGGCGGGGTAG
- a CDS encoding gluconate:H+ symporter: protein MTRLSVEILAADAPAPITSAGHAQLGIAVLVGIAVIVVLITRFKLHAFLSLTIGSLVLGAVAGAPLDKVILSFSTGLGATVAGVGVLIALGAILGKMLADSGGADEIVDTILAKAGGRAMPWAMVLIASVIGLPLFFEVGIVLLIPVVLMVAKRGNYSLMRIGIPALAGLSVMHGLIPPHPGPLVAIDAVGANLGVTLALGILVAIPTVIIAGPLFSKVAARWVDAPVPDRMLPPRASEELKNRPGFGATLGTMLLPVVLMLAKALVDIVIDDPENRTQRVFDVIGNPLIALLAAVLLGIFTLLRPAGFGRERLTPLVEKGLAPIAGILLIVGAGGGFKQTLIDSGVGQMILDISKDWSIPALLLAWLIAVAIRLATGSATVATVSAAGLVAPLAADMSTAHTALLVLAIGAGSLFFSHVNDAGFWLVKEYFGLSVGETLKTWSVMETIISVVAGGLVLLLSLVI, encoded by the coding sequence GTGACCAGACTCAGCGTCGAGATCCTGGCAGCGGACGCACCGGCACCGATCACCTCGGCCGGTCACGCTCAGCTGGGCATCGCCGTTCTGGTGGGCATCGCCGTCATCGTCGTGCTCATCACCAGGTTCAAGCTCCACGCCTTTCTGTCCCTGACCATCGGTTCACTGGTGCTCGGCGCCGTCGCGGGGGCCCCGCTCGACAAGGTGATCCTCAGCTTCAGCACCGGGCTCGGCGCCACGGTCGCCGGCGTGGGCGTGCTGATCGCCCTCGGCGCGATCCTCGGCAAGATGCTCGCCGACTCCGGCGGTGCCGACGAGATCGTCGACACGATCCTCGCGAAGGCGGGCGGCCGGGCGATGCCCTGGGCGATGGTGCTGATCGCCTCGGTGATCGGTCTGCCCCTGTTCTTCGAGGTCGGCATCGTGCTGCTGATCCCGGTCGTGCTGATGGTCGCCAAGCGCGGCAACTACTCCCTGATGCGCATCGGCATCCCGGCCCTGGCGGGCCTGTCCGTGATGCACGGCCTGATCCCGCCGCACCCCGGCCCGCTGGTCGCGATCGACGCGGTGGGGGCCAACCTCGGTGTCACGCTGGCGCTCGGCATCCTCGTCGCCATCCCGACGGTGATCATCGCCGGTCCGCTGTTCTCGAAGGTCGCGGCCCGCTGGGTGGACGCCCCGGTCCCCGACCGGATGCTGCCGCCGCGCGCCTCCGAGGAGCTGAAGAACCGCCCCGGCTTCGGCGCCACCCTGGGCACCATGCTGCTGCCGGTCGTGCTGATGCTGGCCAAGGCACTGGTCGACATCGTCATCGACGACCCCGAGAACCGCACCCAGCGCGTCTTCGACGTCATCGGCAATCCGCTGATCGCTCTCCTCGCGGCCGTGCTCCTCGGCATCTTCACGCTGCTGCGGCCCGCCGGCTTCGGCAGGGAGCGGCTCACCCCGCTCGTCGAGAAGGGCCTCGCGCCCATCGCCGGCATTCTGCTGATCGTCGGCGCGGGCGGCGGCTTCAAGCAGACGCTGATCGACTCCGGCGTGGGCCAGATGATCCTGGACATCTCCAAGGACTGGTCGATCCCGGCGCTGCTGCTGGCCTGGCTGATCGCGGTGGCCATCCGCCTGGCGACCGGCTCGGCGACGGTGGCGACGGTCTCGGCGGCCGGCCTGGTCGCCCCGCTCGCGGCCGACATGTCGACCGCCCACACCGCGCTCCTCGTCCTGGCCATCGGCGCCGGCTCGCTCTTCTTCAGCCATGTCAACGACGCGGGATTCTGGCTGGTCAAGGAGTACTTCGGCCTCAGCGTCGGCGAGACCCTGAAGACCTGGTCCGTCATGGAGACGATCATCTCGGTGGTCGCCGGCGGTCTGGTCCTGCTCCTCTCGCTGGTCATCTAG
- a CDS encoding SDR family oxidoreductase gives MSHPLFDVSGRTALVTGSSRGIGLALARGLAEAGCTVVLNGRDAGRLTTAATELPGDVHTAVFDVTDGPSVAAGIADVEERVGPLDILVNNAGVQLRAPLLEFTDADWHRILDTNLTSAFLVGREAARRMTERGHGKIVNICSLQSEVVRPGIAPYAATKGALKMLTKGMCADWGPYGVQVNGLGPGYIETDLTRPLVEDEEFSAWVRRRTPAGRWGRTEDLVGGVLFLASPAADFVSGQVLYVDGGMTSVL, from the coding sequence ATGAGTCATCCCCTGTTCGACGTCAGCGGCCGCACGGCCCTGGTCACCGGCTCCAGCCGCGGCATCGGTCTCGCCCTCGCCCGGGGCCTCGCGGAGGCCGGCTGCACGGTGGTCCTCAACGGCCGCGACGCCGGCCGTCTCACCACGGCGGCCACGGAGCTGCCCGGCGACGTCCACACGGCCGTGTTCGACGTGACCGACGGCCCGTCCGTCGCCGCGGGGATCGCGGACGTCGAGGAGCGGGTCGGCCCGCTCGACATCCTCGTCAACAACGCGGGCGTGCAACTGCGCGCCCCGCTCCTGGAGTTCACGGACGCGGACTGGCACCGCATCCTGGACACCAACCTCACCAGCGCGTTCCTGGTCGGCCGTGAGGCGGCCCGCCGGATGACGGAACGCGGCCACGGCAAGATCGTGAACATCTGCTCGCTGCAGAGCGAGGTGGTCCGCCCCGGCATCGCACCCTACGCGGCCACCAAGGGCGCCCTGAAGATGCTCACCAAGGGCATGTGCGCGGACTGGGGCCCGTACGGCGTGCAGGTCAACGGGTTGGGACCGGGGTACATCGAGACGGACCTGACCAGGCCCCTCGTCGAGGACGAGGAGTTCAGCGCCTGGGTGCGCCGCCGCACACCGGCCGGCCGCTGGGGCCGCACCGAGGACCTGGTGGGCGGGGTGCTGTTCCTCGCCTCGCCCGCCGCGGACTTCGTCAGCGGACAGGTGCTGTATGTCGACGGCGGAATGACGAGCGTGCTGTGA
- a CDS encoding L-idonate 5-dehydrogenase: MPGCVIHGRGDLRVDRLPVPEPGPGQALIAVRYGGVCGSDLHYWRHGGVGDFRLREPMLLGHEVVGTVLAYGSPDASGPDVGTAVAVHPATPCGSCPECAAGRHNVCRDTRYLGSAARFPHVQGGFAAQVAVPVGQLRPLPEGLELRRAALAEPLSVALHAVRRAGEVSGRHVLVTGAGPIGCLVVAAAKAVGAARVTVTDLLPAALEYARAAGADTVVRADDPADAGWPSEADEVDAAVEASGVAAGLDTCLRLVRRGGVVVQLGMLPPGPSPFAGNLVVSREIELRGAFRFDTEFDEALRLLAAEPAFDGLVSAVVPVTDAEAAFVLAADRSRSCKVLLDFGA, translated from the coding sequence ATGCCCGGCTGCGTGATCCACGGTCGGGGAGACCTGCGGGTCGACCGGCTGCCGGTCCCGGAGCCCGGCCCCGGGCAGGCCCTGATCGCCGTCCGCTACGGCGGCGTCTGCGGCTCCGACCTGCACTACTGGCGGCACGGAGGGGTCGGCGACTTCCGCCTGAGGGAGCCGATGCTGCTCGGGCACGAGGTGGTCGGGACGGTCCTGGCGTACGGCTCCCCGGACGCGTCGGGTCCGGACGTCGGTACGGCGGTGGCCGTGCACCCCGCGACTCCTTGCGGTTCGTGCCCGGAATGCGCGGCCGGACGCCACAACGTCTGCCGGGACACCCGCTACCTGGGCAGCGCGGCGCGCTTCCCGCACGTACAGGGTGGTTTCGCGGCCCAAGTGGCTGTACCGGTCGGGCAGTTGAGGCCGCTCCCGGAGGGCCTCGAACTGCGGCGGGCGGCGCTCGCCGAGCCGCTGTCCGTCGCCCTGCACGCGGTGCGGCGGGCCGGGGAGGTGAGCGGACGGCATGTGCTGGTCACCGGTGCCGGCCCCATCGGGTGCCTCGTGGTCGCCGCGGCGAAGGCGGTGGGTGCGGCACGGGTGACGGTCACCGACCTTCTCCCGGCGGCTCTGGAGTACGCGCGTGCCGCCGGCGCGGACACCGTCGTACGGGCCGACGATCCGGCCGACGCCGGGTGGCCGTCCGAGGCGGACGAGGTGGACGCGGCCGTCGAGGCGTCCGGGGTGGCCGCGGGCCTCGACACCTGTCTGCGTCTGGTGCGGCGCGGCGGGGTCGTCGTACAGCTGGGGATGCTGCCGCCCGGGCCGAGTCCTTTCGCCGGGAACCTCGTCGTGAGCCGGGAGATCGAGCTGCGGGGAGCGTTCCGCTTCGACACCGAGTTCGACGAGGCGCTGCGGCTGCTCGCCGCCGAGCCCGCCTTCGACGGGCTGGTCAGCGCGGTGGTGCCGGTGACGGACGCCGAGGCGGCGTTCGTGCTCGCCGCGGACCGGAGCCGGTCCTGCAAGGTCCTGTTGGACTTCGGTGCCTGA
- a CDS encoding cytochrome b/b6 domain-containing protein, giving the protein MTLRAEAHTAPATGVRRFGPVQRWVHRTTAAVMGVCVVTAAFLYIPQFAELVGRRELVVRVHECAGLALPVPVLLGLASRFFRADLGHLNRFGPHDRVWLRAALRRDKRRSSRPAAKFNAGQKIYAAWIAGATLVMLGTGLIMWFTHLTPIMWRTSATFVHDWLALTIGIVLAGHIGMAIADPEARGGLRTGEVSREWAEREHPLWRP; this is encoded by the coding sequence ATGACCCTACGAGCTGAGGCACACACCGCGCCGGCCACCGGAGTCCGCCGGTTCGGCCCCGTCCAGCGCTGGGTGCACCGCACGACCGCCGCAGTCATGGGCGTGTGCGTGGTGACGGCCGCGTTCCTCTACATCCCGCAGTTCGCCGAACTCGTCGGCCGCCGCGAGCTGGTGGTCCGGGTCCACGAGTGCGCCGGGCTCGCCCTGCCGGTACCCGTCCTGCTGGGCCTGGCCTCCCGTTTCTTCCGCGCCGACCTGGGCCACCTGAACCGCTTCGGGCCGCACGACAGGGTCTGGCTGCGCGCGGCCCTGCGCCGCGACAAACGCCGCTCCTCGCGCCCGGCGGCCAAGTTCAACGCCGGGCAGAAGATCTACGCGGCCTGGATCGCCGGGGCGACGCTGGTGATGCTCGGCACGGGCCTGATCATGTGGTTCACCCATCTCACCCCGATCATGTGGCGCACCAGCGCGACCTTCGTCCACGACTGGCTGGCCCTGACCATCGGCATCGTCCTCGCCGGGCACATCGGCATGGCGATCGCGGATCCCGAGGCACGCGGCGGTCTAAGGACCGGGGAGGTGAGCCGGGAGTGGGCCGAGCGGGAGCACCCTCTGTGGCGGCCCTGA
- a CDS encoding molybdopterin-dependent oxidoreductase has product MNSEQPEEPGSPKAPEERGKPIGRRVLLGTLGLGALGVIAAPTLQNALEGFLGAAADKDPTGLTGLLPNGGGFRYYSVASSVPHKNATDYRLTVDGLVDHPKTYTLDDLRALPQTKLVKDVQCVTGWRVPDTPFEGVRLSRLLDAAGVRAKAGAVRFTCFDGTYTESLTLAQARRSDVLVALRMQNKDIGHAHGGPVRLYVAPMYFYKSAKWLSGITVTEDVKPGYWEHLGYDVDAWVGKSNGRDDDPTS; this is encoded by the coding sequence GTGAACTCCGAACAACCCGAGGAGCCCGGCAGCCCGAAGGCCCCCGAGGAGCGCGGCAAACCGATCGGGCGCCGTGTCCTGCTCGGCACCCTCGGCCTGGGCGCCCTCGGCGTGATCGCCGCGCCCACGCTGCAGAACGCCCTGGAGGGCTTCCTCGGCGCGGCGGCCGACAAGGACCCCACCGGTCTGACCGGCCTGCTCCCCAACGGCGGCGGGTTCCGCTACTACTCGGTCGCCTCCTCCGTGCCGCACAAAAACGCCACGGACTACCGCCTCACCGTGGACGGACTCGTCGACCACCCGAAGACCTACACGCTCGACGACCTGCGCGCCCTGCCGCAGACCAAGCTGGTCAAGGACGTCCAGTGCGTCACCGGCTGGCGGGTCCCCGACACCCCCTTCGAAGGCGTACGGCTGTCCCGGCTGCTGGACGCGGCGGGCGTCCGCGCCAAGGCCGGCGCCGTGCGCTTCACCTGCTTCGACGGCACCTACACCGAGAGCCTCACCCTCGCCCAGGCCCGCCGCTCCGACGTCCTGGTCGCGCTGCGCATGCAGAACAAGGACATCGGCCACGCCCACGGCGGCCCGGTCCGCCTCTACGTGGCGCCGATGTACTTCTACAAGTCCGCCAAGTGGCTCTCCGGCATCACCGTCACCGAGGACGTGAAACCCGGCTACTGGGAGCACCTCGGCTACGACGTCGACGCCTGGGTCGGCAAGTCGAACGGGCGGGACGATGACCCTACGAGCTGA
- a CDS encoding APC family permease, which produces MTTGSSNASRPATDGISTYLGQERALRADRLGTGGLLLSVLAATAPLMVVAGVMPTTFAVMGIVGQPLLFVALGVVLVLFSVGYAEMSRHVHNAGAFYAYISRGLGGTAGAGAALVALVAYNALQVGIYGIFGFEVSGLFSTYAHLEIAWWIPALAALAVVGLLGWLKIDVNARVLGVLLVVEVILVVVFDVAAIGDPAKEGLSLHAFNPDTLSGAGVGTALCFCIAAFLGFEQAPVYAEETSKPHILVPRVMFLAVAGVAVFFAVSSWALTVAAGPTQVVGAARKESAGMLFSLTESRLGSTFTDVLHVLFVTGMFAAMLSFHNVVARYTFAMGREGLLPRTFGRTTGSSGAPGSGSLLQTAVAAVVVIAFAVADDKPTGDPTGPVLHLFTWFGNVGALGVILLMAAASVSVIVFFARRGAAGAQWWRLVTSALAALALLVIAGYTVKDFDVLVGAGPGSALSWALPGITGLALVAGLVQGLVLRSRAPEAHARIGLGNEAFQLDRAAQETS; this is translated from the coding sequence ATGACCACGGGCAGTTCCAACGCGAGCAGACCCGCCACCGACGGCATCAGTACGTATCTGGGGCAGGAGCGCGCCCTGCGCGCCGACCGCCTCGGCACGGGAGGGCTGCTGCTCTCCGTGCTCGCCGCGACCGCCCCCCTCATGGTGGTCGCAGGCGTCATGCCCACCACATTCGCGGTGATGGGGATCGTCGGCCAGCCGCTCCTGTTCGTCGCCCTCGGCGTGGTGCTGGTCCTCTTCAGCGTCGGCTACGCCGAGATGAGCCGGCACGTCCACAACGCGGGCGCCTTCTACGCGTACATCTCCCGGGGCCTGGGCGGCACCGCCGGCGCGGGCGCCGCGCTCGTGGCGCTGGTCGCCTACAACGCCCTGCAGGTCGGCATCTACGGCATCTTCGGCTTCGAGGTCTCCGGGCTCTTCTCCACCTACGCCCACCTGGAGATCGCCTGGTGGATACCGGCGCTGGCGGCCCTCGCGGTCGTCGGGCTGCTGGGCTGGCTGAAAATCGACGTCAACGCACGCGTGCTGGGCGTGCTGCTGGTCGTCGAGGTGATCCTGGTGGTGGTCTTCGACGTCGCGGCGATCGGCGACCCGGCCAAGGAGGGCCTGTCGCTGCACGCCTTCAACCCGGACACACTCAGCGGCGCCGGGGTGGGTACCGCGCTCTGCTTCTGCATCGCGGCCTTCCTCGGCTTCGAGCAGGCGCCCGTGTACGCGGAGGAGACCAGCAAGCCGCACATCCTCGTGCCGCGCGTGATGTTCCTCGCCGTCGCGGGCGTCGCCGTGTTCTTCGCCGTCAGCAGCTGGGCCCTGACCGTCGCCGCAGGCCCCACGCAGGTGGTCGGTGCGGCCCGCAAGGAGAGCGCCGGAATGCTCTTCTCGCTGACCGAGTCCCGGCTCGGCTCCACCTTCACCGACGTCCTGCACGTCCTGTTCGTCACGGGCATGTTCGCGGCCATGCTCAGCTTCCACAACGTCGTCGCCCGCTACACCTTCGCCATGGGGCGCGAGGGCCTGCTGCCGCGCACCTTCGGCCGTACGACCGGTTCGAGCGGCGCTCCCGGCAGCGGTTCCCTGCTGCAGACGGCCGTGGCGGCGGTCGTCGTGATCGCCTTCGCGGTCGCCGACGACAAGCCCACCGGCGACCCCACCGGGCCGGTGCTGCACTTGTTCACCTGGTTCGGCAACGTCGGCGCCCTCGGCGTGATCCTGCTGATGGCGGCGGCCTCCGTGTCGGTCATCGTCTTCTTCGCCCGGCGCGGCGCGGCGGGCGCCCAGTGGTGGCGCCTGGTGACCTCCGCGCTCGCCGCACTCGCCCTGCTCGTGATCGCCGGCTACACCGTCAAGGACTTCGACGTACTGGTCGGCGCCGGCCCCGGCTCGGCCCTGAGCTGGGCGCTGCCGGGCATCACCGGCCTCGCCCTGGTCGCCGGTCTGGTCCAGGGCCTGGTCCTGCGCTCGCGGGCCCCCGAGGCACACGCCCGTATCGGACTCGGCAACGAGGCCTTCCAACTGGACAGGGCGGCGCAGGAGACGTCGTAG
- a CDS encoding DMT family transporter, with translation MSVLVLILAVSAACCLGFGFVLQQNAAQRAPLSDFLSLRLLFDLIQVPRWLGGIGLMVAGMVLGAIALGQGEISLVEPLLATNLLFALALSRKQTRQPLGRQGWGGLALLAGGVTAFIVAGRPHGGTAVSDPFRHWLIIGAMIGLALLLTTYAKRSRLSSGPVLLSLAAGLLYGVQDALTRVSGQRFSEGGLTELVTGWQPYGVAALGVTGLILVQSAFETAPLRMSLPALTAAQPLAGIICGVGFLGDRLRTDTGALAWEAAGLAAIVGGIVLLGLHPCMPSGAAKPERVRDLQPK, from the coding sequence GTGTCCGTTCTGGTTCTGATTCTCGCCGTGAGCGCCGCCTGCTGCCTGGGCTTCGGCTTCGTGCTCCAGCAGAACGCGGCCCAGCGGGCACCCCTGAGCGACTTCCTCTCGCTGCGTCTGCTCTTCGACCTGATACAGGTGCCGCGCTGGCTGGGCGGCATCGGCCTGATGGTGGCCGGCATGGTCCTGGGCGCGATCGCGCTGGGCCAGGGCGAGATCTCCCTCGTCGAACCCCTGCTGGCCACGAACCTCCTCTTCGCCCTCGCCCTCTCCCGCAAGCAGACCAGGCAGCCGCTGGGCCGCCAGGGCTGGGGCGGACTCGCGCTGCTCGCGGGCGGCGTCACCGCCTTCATCGTCGCGGGCCGGCCGCACGGCGGCACCGCGGTCAGCGATCCCTTCCGGCACTGGCTGATCATCGGCGCAATGATCGGCCTGGCGCTGCTCCTGACCACCTACGCGAAGCGCTCCCGCCTCAGCTCCGGCCCGGTCCTCCTCTCCCTCGCCGCGGGCCTCCTCTACGGCGTCCAGGACGCCCTGACCCGGGTCAGCGGCCAGCGCTTCTCCGAGGGCGGCCTCACCGAGCTGGTCACGGGCTGGCAGCCGTACGGTGTCGCGGCCCTCGGCGTCACCGGCCTGATCCTGGTCCAGAGCGCCTTCGAGACCGCGCCCCTGCGCATGTCGCTGCCCGCCCTCACCGCGGCCCAGCCGCTCGCCGGCATCATCTGCGGAGTGGGCTTCCTGGGCGACCGCCTGCGCACCGACACGGGAGCGCTCGCCTGGGAGGCGGCCGGTCTCGCGGCGATCGTCGGCGGCATCGTGCTGCTCGGCCTGCACCCGTGCATGCCGAGCGGCGCGGCGAAGCCCGAGCGGGTCCGGGACCTGCAGCCGAAGTGA
- a CDS encoding NUDIX hydrolase, whose translation MTSPADEILDIVDENDRVIGRSPRGEAYAEGLRHRCVFIQARDAQGRLFVHRRTPTKLVFPSLYDMFVGGVVGAGESYDDAALREAEEELGVSGLPGPHFLFKFLYDDGAGRTWWSAVYEVRCDLPVDPQAEEVAWHAFLPEAEVERRLAEWEWVPDGLAAYERLKAYRGASGPSGV comes from the coding sequence ATGACGAGCCCCGCAGACGAGATCCTCGACATCGTCGACGAGAACGACCGGGTCATCGGCCGGTCCCCGCGCGGCGAGGCCTACGCCGAGGGGCTGCGCCACCGCTGCGTCTTCATCCAGGCCAGGGACGCGCAGGGCCGCCTCTTCGTCCACCGCCGCACCCCGACCAAGCTGGTCTTCCCCTCCCTCTACGACATGTTCGTCGGCGGAGTGGTCGGCGCGGGCGAGTCCTACGACGACGCGGCGCTGCGCGAGGCCGAGGAGGAGCTGGGTGTCTCTGGCCTCCCGGGCCCGCACTTCCTCTTCAAGTTCCTGTACGACGACGGCGCCGGCCGGACCTGGTGGTCGGCGGTGTACGAGGTCCGCTGCGATCTGCCGGTCGACCCGCAGGCCGAGGAGGTGGCCTGGCACGCGTTCCTGCCGGAGGCGGAGGTGGAGCGGCGTCTGGCGGAGTGGGAGTGGGTGCCGGACGGGCTGGCGGCGTACGAGCGCCTGAAGGCCTACCGAGGCGCATCCGGCCCGTCCGGCGTCTGA
- a CDS encoding YidH family protein — MIDLARNIRLWFAPEQVRQDGRTPDYRFSLANERTFLAWLRTALALIGGGFAVDQFLPDLRWAWRVGLALALLGAGALCSLRAVNHWMRCERAMRRGEDLPVSRFPAVLSVVVAVVAVAMVFVVLVGWEG, encoded by the coding sequence GTGATCGACCTTGCACGAAACATCCGGCTCTGGTTCGCCCCCGAACAGGTCCGGCAGGACGGCCGCACTCCCGATTACCGCTTCTCGCTGGCGAACGAGCGCACCTTCCTGGCCTGGCTGCGCACCGCGCTCGCCCTGATCGGCGGCGGCTTCGCGGTGGACCAGTTCCTGCCGGACCTGCGCTGGGCCTGGCGCGTCGGACTCGCGCTCGCGCTGCTCGGAGCGGGCGCGCTGTGCTCCCTGCGTGCCGTCAATCACTGGATGCGCTGCGAGCGTGCCATGCGCCGCGGCGAGGATCTGCCGGTCTCACGGTTCCCGGCGGTGCTGAGTGTGGTCGTCGCCGTGGTGGCCGTGGCGATGGTCTTCGTCGTGCTCGTCGGGTGGGAGGGATGA
- a CDS encoding DUF202 domain-containing protein: protein MTADAEPGRDPGLQPERTRLAWRRTTLASTVAAVLAMRTALHGDASPLSVVACALCCVLWLGFLLIAHRRIRTLSSSDSPHALTPRHATTAVLCTIAVAACGATLIL, encoded by the coding sequence ATGACCGCCGACGCGGAGCCCGGGCGCGACCCCGGGCTGCAGCCGGAGCGGACCCGGCTGGCCTGGCGGCGTACGACACTGGCGAGCACCGTGGCGGCCGTTCTCGCCATGAGGACCGCCCTGCACGGCGATGCCTCCCCGCTCTCCGTCGTGGCCTGCGCCCTGTGCTGCGTCCTGTGGCTGGGCTTCCTCCTGATCGCCCACCGCCGCATCCGCACCCTGTCCTCGTCCGACAGCCCCCACGCCCTCACCCCCCGCCACGCCACCACAGCGGTCCTGTGCACGATCGCCGTCGCAGCATGCGGAGCGACCCTCATCCTCTGA